GCGTTCTGCCCAGGCTGTCTTGCTGCACCCGTTGGTAGAACCCAAATTCCTCGCGCCCAAAGTCTGGCCTGAAGTTATAGGAGATGTTAGGGGTAAGCGTGTGCCGGATGGCCTCTACTTTCTTTCCCTTGATCTGGGCAATGCCGTACAGGTTGGTGGTCAAAGACACGCCACCCTGGTACTGGTAGGTTCTCTGCAGGCCTTTGGTAGTATCAACCGCCAGGAAGGAAGAGCCAGGTATGCTTCTATAGGTATATTTTTTGGTGAACCAGCTCTCACTGTAACTCACGCCCGGGGTCAGCTTAAAGTATTTGAACAGACTGATGGTCCCCAGGGTGATAGGAATATCATGGTTGATGCTCTGGCGGCCGTTTTTCAAGATAGCAGACAGGTTGCTGCCATTTATCGCCAACACGGTGTCACGACCTCTGCCGGCAGAAAAAGGATAGCCCAGGCTTTGGCCGCTGGCCAGGTTATTGGAGACATACTGGCGGGCGTTCAGGTTATACCCTATCCGGATGCCCTCAATCCAGCGGCCGGTCAGGGTGCCGCCAAACCACTCAATAGGGCTCTGGCTGGCCACCCCAAAACTAAAGTCTGGCAGGGTAAAGCTCATCACCTGGGCTGGCACCTGCTCGCCGTTGGCGTTAAGCTGGCTTCTGGTGGTCTGGCTCTGGGAAACCGTCACCGCGTAGTTGATAGGGGAATTGGGGCTGCTCTTTCGGTAAGAGATGGTGGAGTTGAAGTTAGGCGAAAGCGACTGCCGCGGATCCAGGGAGTTACGCTGGTTGTAGAACTGGCTACCGGCGTTTACGCTGGCAGAGAACTGACCTTTGCCGGGACGTGTCACAGGGCTGTGGCTCCAGCTTATCCAAACGTCACGGGAGTCTGTGCGGTAATTGTACACCTGGTCTGTGCTACGGCCAATGCCCACGTCTTCGCTGCCTTTAATATAGGTGTGGCTCACCGAGAAATTTCCGTTGAACTTGTAGCGCTTGGTGTAGGTAGACTGCACGCGGGCGCCATAGCCCCCCAGGGAGTAGATGTCGCCGGTAATGCGCATGTCCATGTACTCATTCATGGCCCAGTAAAAACCGCCTTCACGCAGGTAGAAGCCTTGCTGGGCAGACTCACCGAAGGTAGGGATGATCACCCCTGAGCCTCTTTTGCGGGGTGAGGGGAAGAACCCGAACGGAAGCCCGATGGGCGTGGGCACATCAGCGAACACCAGATGAAAAGGCCCGGCAATGACGCGGTCATTGGGGATCACCTTCATCTTGGTGGCTTTTATGTAGAAGTGCGGGTGCTCCAGGTCACAGGTGGTGTAGCGGGCATGCCGGCCGTAGATGTTGCCTATGGAGTCGCGTTTAATGGTCTCGGCGTGAATGTAGCCTTCGCCCTGGGTGGTCACGGCGCCAATCACGCGGCCCTTCTTGGTTTTATAGTTATAGGCAATGCGCTCGGCCTGGTAGGTCTCGGCAGCGTTCTTGAAAAGAGGCTTTTTCTGGAGCACGCCCGCAGAGTCTAAAATACCGTCTGCGGTAAGGATATTGGTTTTCCAGTTGATCTGGATAAGGGCCGCGTCCAGGGAGATTTCGCCATAGTCTATATGGGCATCACCGTACAGGTACATGATCTGGTTGATGGCGTCATACCTGATGGAATCTTTGGCCTTATAATTGATAGTGGTCTCAATGGCACCGGTAGGTTTTCTTTTAACGGTGTCCTGGGTAGCTGAAGCAGGTTTAGCGGCCGGCAACACGGCGGCGGGAGCCCCGGTTGCGGTGGTGGCCCGCTTAGGCGCTACCTGGGCAGATCCCTCCTGAGCGGAGAAAAAGGCAGCCACGTAGAAAAGGGCAATTGCCAAATACTGGAGGGATCTCTTCGGATTCAAGTAAAATTTTTGTTATTTTGTTAATTAGGACAAAGTTATTAACAATAGCTTTTAACTAACGCATCTCGTGAAAAATATTGTCTCTCTCTCCGTGTTTGCTTTTTTGTTGTTTACCTCTTTCACCACTTTTGAGCGGAAGGATGTAAGAATACGAACCATTGTCATTGACGCCGGCCACGGGGGAAAGGACACGGGTTGCAACGGGGCCTCGGCCAGGGAAAAGGAGATAGCCCTGAAAGTGGCGCTGCAACTGGGCGAGCTGATTGAAACCAACCTGCCCGACGTGAAGGTGATCTTCACCCGTAAGAATGATACGTTTGTGGAGCTGATTGATAGGGCCGGCATCGCAAATAAAAACCACGCCGACCTTTTTGTCTCCATCCATTGCAACTCGGGCCCCAGCAACGCATTCGGTACCGAGACCTATACCATGGGGCTGCACAAGTCCAGCGGCAACCTGGCCGTAGCCACCCGCGAGAACTCCGTAATTCTGCAGGAAGACAACTACGAGAAGAAATACAATGGCTTCAACCCCAGCTCCCCCCAAAGTCATATTCTTTTCAGTTTATACCAGAGCGCCTACTTAGACAATAGTCTGCGGTTCGCCCAAAAGGTGGAGCAGCAGTTCAAGCACAAGGTGGGCCGCAGCAGCCGCGGGGTAAAACAGGCGGGATTCCTGGTACTCTGGAAGTCGGCTATGCCTAGCACCTTGATTGAGATTGGTTTCCTCACAAATCCAAAGGAAGAGCAGTTCCTGAACGATAAGACCAACCAATCGTATATGGCATCAGGCATCTATCGGGCTTTCAAAGAGTATAAGCAAGAGCTGGAGGCCATGAACTAACTAACCATACCCCTGTGAAATTTTCCAAAGAACTCAAAGTAGCGTTGCTGGGCATTGTAGCCCTGGTAGCGCTCTACGTGGGCTTCATGTTCCTGAAAGGGACCAATATACTTTCCTCCAACAAAACCTATTACGTTGTCTATGATTCTGTAGAAGGCCTGGCGGTTTCTAACCCCGTGCTGGTAAACGGCTATAGGGTGGGTTTGGTAAAAGAAATGAAGCTGGACCAAAAGAAAGGCAACAAAATTCTGGTCACCCTGGACATTGAGCAGGACATAGCCGTTGGGGACTCCACCATAGCCATGCTGGTAAGCTCAGACTTGTTGGGCAGCAAAGCCATTGACCTGTACATAGGCCGTAACAAACACGTATATAAAGGAGGGGAATACCTGATCCCGTACGTGAAGCAAAGCATCACGGACATGCTTTCAGCGAGGGCTATGCCGGTGCTGGGTACCGTAGACTCTACCCTGCAGCGCCTGAACATGTTCCTGGACAAGGACGCCAAACGCAGCATCCAATCCATCTTACTGAACGCCGAGGCTACCTCTGCCACCCTAAAGGCGATCACTTTGGCCAACCAGGGGAACATTAATGAGATTACCTCCAACCTGGCGCGGCTTACCTCGGCGTTGCGGGGCACAGAATCTAAGTTCAACCAGCTGGCCAATAACCTCAACACCATCACAGACACCCTGGACGTGGAGTCTATGAACCGGGCCATCAGGGGGCTGGACAGTACCATCACGCAGGCGCAACTGGCCATGCAGCGTATTAACCAAAACAACGGGAGCCTGGGCAAACTCATGAACGATGACTCGCTCTACAGTAACCTCAACGCCTCCAGCGCCAGCCTGAACGAGCTTTTGATAGACCTCAAGGCCAACCCCAAACGCTACGTGCATTTCTCCCTGATTGGCGGCGGCACCAAAGTGAAGGAGGCCAAGACCGTGAAAGAGGCTGTAAAGGTGAAAAAGGCAGATACTGTAGAAAAGGCCGGTACCGTAGACCAGTAACCTTAACCTACGCCACTTAAAACCCGTTTTAGACCTGTTTTGCAGAAAACAAGCCTAAAACGGGTTTTTCATTTTAGGGCCGTATAAAGTATTCACCTAACAAGTGTTAGGCAAGCCTGTTTTTGCTATATTTGTACAGCACACATACCCACCACCAACCTAACCAAACAGCAATTCCTCCCGCATGGATTTAGAATTCAACAAGAACGAAGACAGTCTTAAACAGCTTTCCTTCCAACTCAAGAGCAG
This Rufibacter radiotolerans DNA region includes the following protein-coding sequences:
- a CDS encoding N-acetylmuramoyl-L-alanine amidase family protein; protein product: MKNIVSLSVFAFLLFTSFTTFERKDVRIRTIVIDAGHGGKDTGCNGASAREKEIALKVALQLGELIETNLPDVKVIFTRKNDTFVELIDRAGIANKNHADLFVSIHCNSGPSNAFGTETYTMGLHKSSGNLAVATRENSVILQEDNYEKKYNGFNPSSPQSHILFSLYQSAYLDNSLRFAQKVEQQFKHKVGRSSRGVKQAGFLVLWKSAMPSTLIEIGFLTNPKEEQFLNDKTNQSYMASGIYRAFKEYKQELEAMN
- a CDS encoding MlaD family protein; this translates as MKFSKELKVALLGIVALVALYVGFMFLKGTNILSSNKTYYVVYDSVEGLAVSNPVLVNGYRVGLVKEMKLDQKKGNKILVTLDIEQDIAVGDSTIAMLVSSDLLGSKAIDLYIGRNKHVYKGGEYLIPYVKQSITDMLSARAMPVLGTVDSTLQRLNMFLDKDAKRSIQSILLNAEATSATLKAITLANQGNINEITSNLARLTSALRGTESKFNQLANNLNTITDTLDVESMNRAIRGLDSTITQAQLAMQRINQNNGSLGKLMNDDSLYSNLNASSASLNELLIDLKANPKRYVHFSLIGGGTKVKEAKTVKEAVKVKKADTVEKAGTVDQ
- a CDS encoding putative LPS assembly protein LptD, with product MAIALFYVAAFFSAQEGSAQVAPKRATTATGAPAAVLPAAKPASATQDTVKRKPTGAIETTINYKAKDSIRYDAINQIMYLYGDAHIDYGEISLDAALIQINWKTNILTADGILDSAGVLQKKPLFKNAAETYQAERIAYNYKTKKGRVIGAVTTQGEGYIHAETIKRDSIGNIYGRHARYTTCDLEHPHFYIKATKMKVIPNDRVIAGPFHLVFADVPTPIGLPFGFFPSPRKRGSGVIIPTFGESAQQGFYLREGGFYWAMNEYMDMRITGDIYSLGGYGARVQSTYTKRYKFNGNFSVSHTYIKGSEDVGIGRSTDQVYNYRTDSRDVWISWSHSPVTRPGKGQFSASVNAGSQFYNQRNSLDPRQSLSPNFNSTISYRKSSPNSPINYAVTVSQSQTTRSQLNANGEQVPAQVMSFTLPDFSFGVASQSPIEWFGGTLTGRWIEGIRIGYNLNARQYVSNNLASGQSLGYPFSAGRGRDTVLAINGSNLSAILKNGRQSINHDIPITLGTISLFKYFKLTPGVSYSESWFTKKYTYRSIPGSSFLAVDTTKGLQRTYQYQGGVSLTTNLYGIAQIKGKKVEAIRHTLTPNISYNFRPDFGREEFGFYQRVQQDSLGRTQLLSRFQGLEGNVPGAGLNSAISFGIDNNIEMKVKTDSAGVYKKVSLVDRFALRSAYNFAADSFKMSNINIDLSTRLFNTLSFTTGATFDPYRYVNGQRRNQFLLEEGGFKPARLMNVFFNTSFEFNPTARKQQAESGAPPTTNLPALQRNLTAADYVEFDIPWTLSVDMTSNFTRDNLTDKLMNNATSAGFNGSVTLTDKWAFTYTTTYDFKNQLLSYTNIGITRDLHCWQMSIDWVPFGALQRYSININAKSSILQDLRIRRSESATGRQF